ATTATAATATTCTCTTCGCAAAAAGTGACACAAGGTGTATCAATACACTCTGGACACTCTTTGTAAAAAGAATTCTCATCATCAAAGTATGGCGGTCTTACTACAGTATTCTCTTTTTTCTTATTTGAAAAAAGAGAACTAAAAAGTTCTCTTCTTTTCATTTTCTTACTTCATTAAAGTATCTAAACCTTCTGTAAGTTTAGAACCGCTCCAACTTGATTTCTCAGCACCATCCTTATGTGTATATTCAGGTGTAAAAGTATTTTCAACAAGTTGTCCTTCACTTTGAGGTGCATGACACTGTGAACAGTTAAATCTAGCTCCAGCTAAGTCACCGATCTTTTTAATAGAGATCTCATTTTTATTGTTGTCTATAGACTTTTCAAATTTTTTACCATCAAACTTATGTTTTGGTCTAAAGTCTGTAAAGTGCGATTCAGGTATTGCTGTAGCACCCATACTTGGAGCCACTTCCGGCATATGACAACTCGTACATTGATTATCATTTATTGTAATAGGCAGCATTCCTTCTACGTCATGCGGAATCATAGGAGGAGCATCCTGAAACGCTCTGTTTATTTTGTATCCACTACCAGCATACTCTTTAGAGTATTTTGTTTCTTCTGGCTTTACTGAATCTTCACTGTAAAGATCAACTTTTCTTAATCCTAAAGACTGTTCGCTAATTGTAGGCTTAACAACTGCTTCTGTTCTTTCAACTTTCGCTGATGGAGCAGTATCATTACAACCATTAAAAAACAACACAGAAACTGCAGTCATACAAAGACCGATTTTAGTAACTAGTTTCATATTAACTCTCCTTATTTTTTTTATTTATTAAATCTCTTATTGAGAAATTTAAAGCATCATCATCACAAACTTCTATACATCTAGCACAATTTGTACATTCACCGGAAAGCACCTGATCACTTGATTTTCCAACCATGAACAGCACCTGACTTTCTGGACAAACTTCTTTACATTTCATACATAATGTACATTTTTCCTCATCGTACTTCACTCGAATAAGACTAAACCTGCCTATTATTGAGTAAAAACCTCCTATTGGACAAATATATCCACACCAACCATTTTTTAAAACAAACAGATCAAAGAAAAAGATAACAGCTATTGCAGCCCAACCAAAACCAAGACCAAATATGATTCCTCTATGAACCATACCTACCGGTGATATAAACTCAAAAGCTGTTACACCAAAACCAAAAGAAATTATCAAGCTTATAACTATCACCCAATATCTCATATATCTAGTGGCAGGCTGTTTTTTCTGAATTTTTTTAAATTCGAACTTTCTTCTTAAGTAGTTGGCCGCGTCTGTTATAATGTTTACTGGGCATACCCAAGAACAAAATGCACGACCTCCCACTAATGAATAAAATAAAAGAGCGACCAAAGCACCTATAAAAATATCAGAAGCTATAACTGCACCCGCTGCGAACATCTGTAATACCGCATAAGGATCACTCATCGGGATAGTCCCAAGAATGCTAGATGAACTTAAATTACCTATTATAAAAGTCCAACCCCATGCATTAGCTCCAAAGTATAGAGTCATTAAACCAATTTGGAACACTCTGCGAAGTATTAAATATTTATTTTTAATCATCTAAAAGTCCTCCCATATCATTTAACGTGTCTATAGCTTTTTCTTTGCTAAGCTCAGTTTTTGTTATATGCGCTTCAGCATTTTTAAGCCTTTTTTCATCTGACTTATCCCAGCCTTTTATGTAGTGATCTCCGACTTTTCCAAGAGCAACTTCTCTTGGAAGTACGAAAATTGCAGCTTTTTCAGTAACACAAGCATGTTCACATAAACCACAACCAGTACAAAAATCACTATCCACAATAGGTTTTAAAAAAGCATGCTTTCCTGTTCTCTCATTTTTCTCATAGTCAAGATAGATAGCTTGATCTAAAAGAGGACAAGCTCTATAACAAGCATCACACTGAATACCCCAAAAAGCGATACAATTTTTTGTATCAACTACAGCAACACCCATATCAGCTTTATTAATATCAAGCTGATTATTAGTAGATACTTTTTTTATATCTAACGCGTTACTTGGGCAAACAGGCACACAAGGTATATCTGTACACATATAGCAAGGGATATCCCTAGGCTCAAAATAAGGAGTACCCAATGGTTTATTATCACCAGGTTTTGCAAGTTTTAACGTATCATATGGGCATGCTTCAACACACATTCCACACTTAATACAAGTTGCAAGAAAGTCCTCTTCATCAAGTGCACCAGGTGGTCTTAGTGTAAGCTCCGAAGCAGTTACTTCGTCAAGGTATGCACTCCATACCAAGCCACCAAGAGCAGCCAAACCTATAGCCCTTGCAGTGTTTAATAAGAATTTTCTTCTTTCACTTATCGTTTCTGTTTTCATTGTTTTCTTCTTCTAGGAGTTGAAGCCTTTTCAGACAACAAATCCTCTGTTTATGCTTGATAAATTTTAACCGCACATTTTTTAAAGTCTGTTTGCTTTGACTGAGGACAAGTCGCATCTAAACATACTTTGTTTATAAAAACTTTTTCATCAAACCAAGGAACAAACACCAATCC
This genomic interval from Sulfurimonas sp. contains the following:
- the napG gene encoding ferredoxin-type protein NapG, which codes for MKTETISERRKFLLNTARAIGLAALGGLVWSAYLDEVTASELTLRPPGALDEEDFLATCIKCGMCVEACPYDTLKLAKPGDNKPLGTPYFEPRDIPCYMCTDIPCVPVCPSNALDIKKVSTNNQLDINKADMGVAVVDTKNCIAFWGIQCDACYRACPLLDQAIYLDYEKNERTGKHAFLKPIVDSDFCTGCGLCEHACVTEKAAIFVLPREVALGKVGDHYIKGWDKSDEKRLKNAEAHITKTELSKEKAIDTLNDMGGLLDD
- a CDS encoding nitrate reductase cytochrome c-type subunit is translated as MKLVTKIGLCMTAVSVLFFNGCNDTAPSAKVERTEAVVKPTISEQSLGLRKVDLYSEDSVKPEETKYSKEYAGSGYKINRAFQDAPPMIPHDVEGMLPITINDNQCTSCHMPEVAPSMGATAIPESHFTDFRPKHKFDGKKFEKSIDNNKNEISIKKIGDLAGARFNCSQCHAPQSEGQLVENTFTPEYTHKDGAEKSSWSGSKLTEGLDTLMK
- the napH gene encoding quinol dehydrogenase ferredoxin subunit NapH yields the protein MIKNKYLILRRVFQIGLMTLYFGANAWGWTFIIGNLSSSSILGTIPMSDPYAVLQMFAAGAVIASDIFIGALVALLFYSLVGGRAFCSWVCPVNIITDAANYLRRKFEFKKIQKKQPATRYMRYWVIVISLIISFGFGVTAFEFISPVGMVHRGIIFGLGFGWAAIAVIFFFDLFVLKNGWCGYICPIGGFYSIIGRFSLIRVKYDEEKCTLCMKCKEVCPESQVLFMVGKSSDQVLSGECTNCARCIEVCDDDALNFSIRDLINKKNKES